The Cyprinus carpio isolate SPL01 chromosome A19, ASM1834038v1, whole genome shotgun sequence genome has a segment encoding these proteins:
- the LOC109111459 gene encoding H-2 class I histocompatibility antigen, Q10 alpha chain-like isoform X2, with protein sequence MHIIFPFTADKHSLYYIYTALSKPVEQPGIYQFTAMGLLDDRQIDYYNSKEQRKIPTQQWMKEKMQEDYWEKGTQSRKSKEQWFNVNVDILMKRMRHNESDVHVLQWRHGCEIEKKGSEVNFSKGIDEYSYDGENFLSFDDKESQWVAPVDAALPTKRKWDDVPILNQYTKGYLEKECVDWLNKFREYGDEVLKKGSPPKVYVFANRSSKNKTKLQLTCLATGFYPKDVMLTIRKYRTSLPADEIESTGIRPNHDGTYQLRNSVIIEEDEKAEYDCSVFHRTLEGQITVRWDGKCIDCYKGSTPAILVGVVIGAVIGVVIAILLVAALLYLYNAKRLVIPWSNTSGAAQSDHANGVAQNLLPGENYSNGHTQTAANGVVCPIEESR encoded by the exons atgcatattatattcCCCTTTACTGCAGATAAACATTCCCTGTATTACATTTACACGGCCTTGTCCAAACCTGTCGAACAGCCGGGCATCTATCAATTCACTGCTATGGGTCTGCTGGATGACAGACAGATTGACTATTACAATAGCAAGGAACAGAGAAAGATTCCTACACAGCAGTGGATGAAGGAGAAAATGCAGGAGGATTACTGGGAAAAAGGCACCCAGTCAAGAAAGAGCAAAGAGCAGTGGTTTAATGTGAACGTCGACATTCTGATGAAACGGATGAGACACAATGAATCAG ATGTTCATGTTCTTCAGTGGAGACATGGTTGTGAAATTGAGAAAAAGGGAAGTGAAGTGAATTTTTCCAAAGGCATTGATGAGTACAGCTATGATGGAGAGAACTTCCTGTCTTTTGATGATAAGGAGTCTCAGTGGGTTGCTCCTGTTGACGCAGCTCTTCCAACCAAGAGGAAGTGGGATGATGTGCCCATCCTAAACCAGTACACCAAGGGCTACCTGGAGAAAGAGTGTGTGGACTGGCTTAACAAATTCAGAGAATACGGAGATGAGGTGCTCAAAAAGGGCT CTCCTCCAAAAGTTTATGTATTTGCAAATAGGTCTTCTAAGAACAAAACCAAACTGCAACTCACCTGTCTGGCCACTGGTTTCTACCCCAAAGATGTGATGTTGACCATAAGGAAATATCGCACATCCCTGCCTGCAGATGAGATTGAATCCACAGGAATCAGACCAAACCATGATGGAACCTACCAGCTGAGGAACAGTGTGATTATCGAGGAGGATGAAAAAGCAGAATATGATtgttctgtgtttcacagaaccCTCGAAGGACAAATTACTGTCAGATGGG ATGGGAAATGCATAGACTGTTACAAAGGCTCTACCCCAGCTATTCTGGTTGGAGTTGTGATTGGAGCTGTGATTGGAGTTGTGATTGCAATACTTCTTGTTGCAGCACTCCTTTACCTTTATAACGCTAAAAGACTCG TTATCCCATGGAGTAACACCAGTGGAGCAGCACAAAGTGATCATGCTAATGGAGTAGCTCAAAATCTTCTCCCAG GGGAGAATTATAGCAATGGACATACACAAACAGCAGCCAATGGAG TTGTTTGTCCAATTGAAGAAAGCAGGTGA
- the LOC109111459 gene encoding H-2 class I histocompatibility antigen, Q10 alpha chain-like isoform X1 — MHIIFPFTADKHSLYYIYTALSKPVEQPGIYQFTAMGLLDDRQIDYYNSKEQRKIPTQQWMKEKMQEDYWEKGTQSRKSKEQWFNVNVDILMKRMRHNESDVHVLQWRHGCEIEKKGSEVNFSKGIDEYSYDGENFLSFDDKESQWVAPVDAALPTKRKWDDVPILNQYTKGYLEKECVDWLNKFREYGDEVLKKGSPPKVYVFANRSSKNKTKLQLTCLATGFYPKDVMLTIRKYRTSLPADEIESTGIRPNHDGTYQLRNSVIIEEDEKAEYDCSVFHRTLEGQITVRWDGKCIDCYKGSTPAILVGVVIGAVIGVVIAILLVAALLYLYNAKRLVIPWSNTSGAAQSDHANGVAQNLLPGDNYSNGHAQTAANGHAQTAANGGENYSNGHTQTAANGVVCPIEESR; from the exons atgcatattatattcCCCTTTACTGCAGATAAACATTCCCTGTATTACATTTACACGGCCTTGTCCAAACCTGTCGAACAGCCGGGCATCTATCAATTCACTGCTATGGGTCTGCTGGATGACAGACAGATTGACTATTACAATAGCAAGGAACAGAGAAAGATTCCTACACAGCAGTGGATGAAGGAGAAAATGCAGGAGGATTACTGGGAAAAAGGCACCCAGTCAAGAAAGAGCAAAGAGCAGTGGTTTAATGTGAACGTCGACATTCTGATGAAACGGATGAGACACAATGAATCAG ATGTTCATGTTCTTCAGTGGAGACATGGTTGTGAAATTGAGAAAAAGGGAAGTGAAGTGAATTTTTCCAAAGGCATTGATGAGTACAGCTATGATGGAGAGAACTTCCTGTCTTTTGATGATAAGGAGTCTCAGTGGGTTGCTCCTGTTGACGCAGCTCTTCCAACCAAGAGGAAGTGGGATGATGTGCCCATCCTAAACCAGTACACCAAGGGCTACCTGGAGAAAGAGTGTGTGGACTGGCTTAACAAATTCAGAGAATACGGAGATGAGGTGCTCAAAAAGGGCT CTCCTCCAAAAGTTTATGTATTTGCAAATAGGTCTTCTAAGAACAAAACCAAACTGCAACTCACCTGTCTGGCCACTGGTTTCTACCCCAAAGATGTGATGTTGACCATAAGGAAATATCGCACATCCCTGCCTGCAGATGAGATTGAATCCACAGGAATCAGACCAAACCATGATGGAACCTACCAGCTGAGGAACAGTGTGATTATCGAGGAGGATGAAAAAGCAGAATATGATtgttctgtgtttcacagaaccCTCGAAGGACAAATTACTGTCAGATGGG ATGGGAAATGCATAGACTGTTACAAAGGCTCTACCCCAGCTATTCTGGTTGGAGTTGTGATTGGAGCTGTGATTGGAGTTGTGATTGCAATACTTCTTGTTGCAGCACTCCTTTACCTTTATAACGCTAAAAGACTCG TTATCCCATGGAGTAACACCAGTGGAGCAGCACAAAGTGATCATGCTAATGGAGTAGCTCAAAATCTTCTCCCAG GGGATAATTATAGCAATGGGCATGCACAAACAGCAGCCAATGGGCATGCACAAACAGCAGCCAATGGAG GGGAGAATTATAGCAATGGACATACACAAACAGCAGCCAATGGAG TTGTTTGTCCAATTGAAGAAAGCAGGTGA